In uncultured Methanobacterium sp., a genomic segment contains:
- a CDS encoding toll/interleukin-1 receptor domain-containing protein: protein MSKYRVFISFMHEDKIKVERLAKILKDNGLEPMWSKNLQPSIPFTNEIMRFIAHSHFFIPFITKASIKRGWVNQEIGYAKALNIPILPICLDLDETQMGMIEGLQIIEWNENDEVLSEQLSNDFFKHYFENLMDPMEIKPLFECGALFGDRTKMIADFSQNIIGMGYTGHVRQKARLSSFQIPDRPTNHKIWVERDGEGVPDESRYRLLRKERQWLEKHVKECGCSLIIDPNVTIKRKGDEVAKIRINLLLDFLREVDHPEVKVAIAEDMKENITLVGDWFGALAVNLSEREKGFRQTIFTRHAPTVQRFINSFDDEINDLLKEQKVSAEESKKHAINQLKEICDKL from the coding sequence TTGTCTAAATATCGGGTTTTTATAAGTTTTATGCATGAAGATAAGATTAAGGTTGAAAGACTAGCTAAAATTTTGAAAGACAATGGTTTAGAGCCAATGTGGTCTAAAAATCTTCAACCATCAATACCATTTACCAATGAAATAATGAGGTTTATTGCACATTCTCATTTTTTCATTCCATTTATTACCAAGGCTTCGATAAAACGTGGATGGGTTAACCAAGAAATAGGTTATGCAAAGGCCCTCAACATACCTATACTTCCCATATGTTTAGATTTAGATGAAACACAGATGGGAATGATTGAAGGGTTGCAGATAATTGAATGGAATGAAAATGACGAAGTATTAAGTGAACAACTGTCTAATGACTTTTTCAAGCATTACTTTGAAAATTTGATGGACCCTATGGAAATTAAACCTCTCTTTGAGTGTGGGGCCTTATTTGGTGATAGAACCAAAATGATTGCTGATTTTTCACAGAATATTATTGGAATGGGATATACTGGTCATGTAAGACAAAAAGCCAGATTAAGTTCTTTTCAAATTCCAGATAGGCCAACTAATCACAAGATATGGGTTGAAAGAGATGGTGAAGGAGTTCCAGATGAAAGTAGATATAGGTTACTCCGTAAAGAACGTCAATGGTTGGAAAAGCACGTTAAAGAATGTGGTTGCAGTTTAATAATAGATCCAAATGTCACTATAAAACGAAAAGGAGATGAAGTTGCTAAAATTCGAATTAATCTCCTTTTAGACTTCTTGAGAGAAGTTGATCATCCTGAAGTTAAAGTTGCCATAGCTGAAGATATGAAAGAAAACATTACTTTAGTTGGGGATTGGTTCGGTGCGTTGGCCGTGAATCTCTCCGAACGAGAAAAAGGATTTAGGCAGACTATATTCACGAGACATGCACCGACAGTCCAGAGATTCATAAATTCTTTTGATGATGAAATTAATGACCTGCTAAAAGAACAGAAAGTATCTGCAGAAGAATCTAAAAAACATGCTATAAATCAATTAAAAGAGATTTGTGACAAGTTATAA